The following coding sequences are from one Rhodobiaceae bacterium window:
- the rluA gene encoding ribosomal large subunit pseudouridine synthase A: protein MSQDAPRPITYAPPQDPLKVVHHDAHILILSKPSGLLTVPGKPAAHADCLETRARIEFPTATIVHRLDMDTSGILVMAMTPNAHRHLGLQFEKRKTKKTYTARVWGKMTEDEGTVVAPIITDWPNRPRQMIDFEKGRSAETRWQVLDREAGASRVALYPHTGRSHQLRVHMLSLGHPILGDNIYAHDDAFNAADRLQLHSTSLTLHHPDGGQRITFSDPCPF, encoded by the coding sequence ATGAGCCAAGATGCACCTCGCCCTATCACCTACGCCCCACCACAAGATCCGTTGAAGGTGGTGCATCACGACGCACACATTCTCATCCTGTCAAAACCATCCGGGCTATTGACGGTACCGGGCAAGCCCGCCGCCCACGCCGACTGCCTTGAAACCAGGGCCCGCATTGAGTTCCCGACAGCAACGATCGTCCATCGTCTAGATATGGATACGTCTGGCATTCTGGTCATGGCGATGACGCCAAATGCGCATCGGCACCTGGGCCTGCAGTTCGAAAAGCGGAAGACGAAAAAAACCTATACCGCCCGTGTCTGGGGTAAAATGACAGAGGATGAGGGGACAGTCGTGGCACCCATAATCACCGACTGGCCCAACAGACCAAGGCAGATGATTGATTTTGAGAAGGGTCGATCAGCTGAAACCCGTTGGCAGGTGCTTGATCGGGAAGCAGGCGCCTCCCGCGTTGCACTTTATCCCCACACCGGACGCTCGCACCAATTGCGCGTCCACATGTTGAGCCTTGGACATCCAATCCTGGGCGATAACATCTACGCACATGACGACGCGTTTAACGCGGCAGATAGACTGCAGCTCCACAGCACATCTCTTACCCTGCATCACCCGGACGGTGGGCAACGCATAACCTTTTCTGATCCCTGCCCGTTCTAA